ttaactcTACCAATTCTGCAAATATACAGCCACAATTTCTATGGAAGCTTATTTTTGGCTATAACAAGCATGTGGCTGTCATGCAGCTATCAAATGTTGTTGGAAGTATacgtatttgtatttttgtgcatAATTTTGATGACCATGACTAGaatggaaaaaattaaacacaaaattcaaacaCGTGCATTCAATTCTTACGTTCGAAATTCACTGATGTTACTTCATGTAAAATCAGTTCCTTGTGAAACTGGCTCATTTAAACTCATTAAAAGACCCCAAATTTGATGTGACTTTCATACCGGTGATGAGTGTCTGTAAGCTTTTTACTGGAAGTGTAAATTCTAGCCTCTACATCTGTGTGTGCCTGCAGCCCACCTAGAGACGCCATCTGTGGGGCCGCAGGGTGGGAGCGTTTGCGGTCAGCCTTCTGATAAAGACGGCCCTGATCCAACATGCTCCTCCCCCTCCGTCGCACTGATGCCCTCAGTTCCTGGGCTGAGAGTTGAACTCCTGGCAGATGTTGTGGATGATCTTGGGGACGTATTTGTAGAGGTTGTCGAATTCGTCCACGAAGAAGGAGTGCTCTTTGTCGGGGTCAGTGGCGATGTACTCCAACTCATCCTGGGCGGCCCAGGCGATACCGATGGAGTAGGCGATCACACCTGGATCAGGGGAGGAAAACACAGGTTATCAATAAAGAACTGCATGTGCATCTCTGAAGGCTAATGTGACATTAAAGCCATTTTGCTTTATGAAATGAAGGTTATTGTCACatgctttttagttttttaaatgaagatgcAGCTTGCTTTACAGAAGTATTTGTACTCTCcaaatttctttacatttcaaaGGTTGCAACTTCAAcctattttatgtgatagaccaacacaaagtttttcATAGCTGAAAATCTGTTAGGGTGTGTCAAACAGTTTTGCTCATCTAGAAACTAGGGTTGTCAAAATTGTCAATATTAATCAATACAAAATCGAAATAAACAAGCCTGGTGTCACATTTTCCCGCTACAATCTCAGAGAAACTCTGCCTCTCCCCTCTCAGTTGctcatctgaccaaaacaaTGAGCTGCTGCTAGAAAGTTTAAACTCTAATAAGAGTGGTACATACAGAAAAAAGCAACTCTCTTTTTAACCAACAAGGTAGAGTATTCCTTCCATTACGCCTAACAAGAGTTATAAAAATGCAGGTTATGGTGGGAAAAGACAATTAGAGCAGATACCCTGCTGATGTAGTTGTTCATTAAAGAAAAGATTCAGAAAAAATGCCCGGCAGACAGAAATTGTACATAGTTGCTGCTGAATACATATACTGTTTTACCAAACTGGgaagcaaaactttaaaatacatctttaaaatacatctttctcttattttgttattaacggggaaaaaaaccctgtgccttcaaaaaacatttactgcagtatagagtgtttttttttagtattgagtttgacattttttgtatCGTAACAACCctggcagaaaataaaatctttaaattttgAGTAGAAAATttataaagttttgttttttaaatgcaaaatgtatacatGTTTTGTACAGTTCTAGCTCAATGAAAGCTCTCTGTATGTTCTTTTTTCatcaaattgccttttttgagtctgtatactctagctaatgattaatcgataactaacTTAGTCGATTATTTCAATACacgattcatcacgattaatcgtttctgTCCCATATTACAGATTTAAAGGCTACGGTGTACATTGAAAATATTGGTTCTTCTACTGTAACACAACATTAGAAGGTTAAACAATGCGAAACACTGTGAAGGCAAATGTCATATTTATCTCTTATTTTCCGAGGTCTCACCTTGGCGATGGACAGCCAGCGCAGGCGCCCTGACGTCATCGTACGAGCGTCCATCTGTAATGACGATCATGATCTTGCGTTTGTTGGGTTTGGATTTGCTGAAGAGCTGCTCTGCCGCGAAGGTGATGGCGGCCCCGGTGCTGGTCCCGCCGCTCCAGTAGTTGATGCGTTTTATGGCGTTCAGCAGCTCGGCCTTGTTGTTGTACTGTCCGAAGGCGAACTCCAGCCTCTGCTCGTAGGTGTACTGCACAGCTCCCACCCTCGTGTCCGTGTCCGAAATCTCAAACTCCCGCGTGACGTTGGCCACGAACTGGAGCACCGTGCGGAAGTTGCCAGTCCCCACGCTGCTGGAGCCGTCGATCACGAAGGCGATGTCGTTGGCGTTGATGCAGGTCTTGCTGCACACCAGGCGGTCCGTGTCGCACACCCGCTTCACCAGCGGCTGCACAGCCTTTCTCAAGGCGAACCAGCTGTTCACGGGAAGGGAGAAGAAGCCATTTGTCCGGCACACAGCCTGGGGAGTGAAATAGGAAACAGTGTTACAGACTGTTTTTATGGGACACACCGGTAAACCTGTGCAACTGAACACCACCTTGTCAACAAAGTTGGCCTCAACcagattttgtttctcattctCATCAGGGCCCTCGATGGTGACGAAGAAAATGTTAATGCCGGATTCTCGGGCGAGTCGAGAAGCCTCCTCCACCTTGTCTGTAGGCCAGCCATCCACAAGCACCACCGCTACGTTGGGAGCCCCTCCGCGATTCCCATTTGCATCACTGAAGTACTGTTTGTTGATGTAGGAGAGGGCCTTTCCTGTTTGAACACCAGAGGGTGACAGGGAGACAAATAACTGATGCTGCTGTGCCTTAGAAAAGCATAATGCCCGcggaacattttcacattttgtcatgtcacaacCTCTAACCTCACTGTGTTTtgtggggattttatgtgatagacagGGTTGCCAGACGTGACTGACAgcaaacacaacataaaactcACCCAACTCCCAAAAAAATCTTGTGCCACATACATCATCTGCTGCATTTATAGACCTGTGACATTTAAATTGGgactgaaaatgattttaaattaaatcttttgCAGTCCCAGGTCTTATTGGGACAAATGACTTGACACTTTGAACACAATGAGACTTGAGTTTTTTGCAGCGGTATGTCTCTTTAAGTCAAGATGTTGTCCTGGGATTTCTGTTGTACAACTCTACTACATAGAAACCCTTGATTAACCAATGACTAATCATTGATGATGACACATTCAGCAGATTCCAGAGAGCTCAGAATAAATTAACTAATACGAAAAGTGTAATAACATTGaattttattaaaggttttgtgCTTTCCTGCCACACAATGATCGCTATTTCGAATATTCTTATTCGAATATTATATTCTTCTGAAAACCTTCTAATAATCCACCAAATGTTCTGAAACTGTGcagctgaaactttaacaaCCCCCACAAAGCCACccaagtgacagttttaaccccacaggctgcgataatcgggccaagacagtgttgaatatgcccgattttagatcgggcatattcaacacaccaccacgtaacacaccacacactgcaggatgTAAGATTGGtaaagggaaaatcggggcaaaaaaaaaaaaggctttagcgggaataaaaaggttggggaccattGGGCTAAAGGAAAGAGTATTCTGCACTGAGATATCTCTGTACTgggataaaatatatttagtttatcagTTGATCGTTGGTGGTCTTTACAATAACAGGAGAGGCTCTGATCAAGATTATAGAACCTtttacattcacacacactGTTGTACGATTGTGGTTACACCCAACAAACTGTCAGCAAGCTAAATTTAGCAAaccctaaaaaacaaaatccagctATCAGTTCCAAAATCTGCAGCTGATGAATgccaaaaaaaagcaacaaacagcCCTTGCTTTTTGAGAGCTGACCCCTGCAGGCTTGTAAAAAGCAAATGCGTTCTGGTCGCAGAAGAAAAACACGCCTTACTAGAAAGAGAACTGTAATTTAGCTCGCTGGTCTCCCGgcaaatttagatttaattctatCCCTGCATGTGAAAATGTGCCAGCATAGTAAAAACCATGCGATAATTGTAACCCTTTCGCTTTCACACTTGAGTTTGTGAGTTTTTGTCGCAGTTGGCAGCAACCAGCGGGGTCACTCACCCACGTTGGACATGCCGCCCTTCTGCACAATCTTATCTATGGCCGACTTCACGTCCTTGGAGCTGGAGTGGGCCCTCAGACTGATCTCCGTCACAGGCTCATCacttcaaacaaaacaataaacagtttATATCTTCTTTTTCCAAACTGGGACAAAATTACAGAAAGCATAGACAGAGTTTACCCATATTGGATGATGCCCATCATTGGTCCAGCCATGCCTACGTTGATGACCTGAGCCACCTCAGCCAGAAAGTCTTTCTGGATCTTAAAACGCCGCTTCCCAATGCTCCAGCTGCCATCCATCAGGAAGGCAAGATCAACCTTACaatctgaggggaaaaaaaaggaacacaCCATGCGGCTACACCACACTGCACTG
The Xiphophorus hellerii strain 12219 chromosome 22, Xiphophorus_hellerii-4.1, whole genome shotgun sequence genome window above contains:
- the vit gene encoding vitrin isoform X4; the encoded protein is MIRSITVVFYVFLLSWTCWAKPNGSKNKKPKQVVPDIECDVRAGKINLPEFIAKCPAHCKETKQQVYGTGVFASISSICNAAIHSGVITNAGGKVIVRKMAGQNVYKGSNANGVRSLSLPKWRESFVVSVGKPKKGVIYPSTLDYAPSRPTYVKTGPKDTRLSAFTTLPPTTAPEATTTTPEPTTTAAPTTTATTTMPPPPPTTTKARAAVHKIRDAGLRRPEAGSAIRRQPSSPVGPAFNRAPPERTPTTSQSNSAFPRRDWPPSSYSRPDWFPGARRPTDVSYAVPDSGYAWSETETPEIPARDLRPDISEYERWLYSFGPYPPRSTDIDGSHKMPLHLPHGNVEPVDAWKQDANPYESGFSLREPEALPRAPEPPASQGDPNCKVDLAFLMDGSWSIGKRRFKIQKDFLAEVAQVINVGMAGPMMGIIQYGDEPVTEISLRAHSSSKDVKSAIDKIVQKGGMSNVGKALSYINKQYFSDANGNRGGAPNVAVVLVDGWPTDKVEEASRLARESGINIFFVTIEGPDENEKQNLVEANFVDKAVCRTNGFFSLPVNSWFALRKAVQPLVKRVCDTDRLVCSKTCINANDIAFVIDGSSSVGTGNFRTVLQFVANVTREFEISDTDTRVGAVQYTYEQRLEFAFGQYNNKAELLNAIKRINYWSGGTSTGAAITFAAEQLFSKSKPNKRKIMIVITDGRSYDDVRAPALAVHRQGVIAYSIGIAWAAQDELEYIATDPDKEHSFFVDEFDNLYKYVPKIIHNICQEFNSQPRN
- the vit gene encoding vitrin isoform X5, which codes for MIRSITVVFYVFLLSWTCWAKPNGSKNKKPKQVVPDIECDVRAGKINLPEFIAKCPAHCKETKQQVYGTGVFASISSICNAAIHSGVITNAGGKVIVRKMAGQNVYKGSNANGVRSLSLPKWRESFVVSVGKPKKGVIYPSTLDYAPSRPTYVKTGPKDTRLSAFTTLPPTTAPEATTTTPEPTTTAAPTTTATTTMPPPPPTTTKARAAVHKIRDAGLRRPEAGSAIRRQPSSPVGPAFPRRDWPPSSYSRPDWFPGARRPTDVSYAVPDSGYAWSETETPEIPARDLRPDISEYERWLYSFGPYPPRSTDIDGSHKMPLHLPHGNVEPVDAWKQDANPYESGFSLREPEALPRAPEPPASQGDPNCKVDLAFLMDGSWSIGKRRFKIQKDFLAEVAQVINVGMAGPMMGIIQYGDEPVTEISLRAHSSSKDVKSAIDKIVQKGGMSNVGKALSYINKQYFSDANGNRGGAPNVAVVLVDGWPTDKVEEASRLARESGINIFFVTIEGPDENEKQNLVEANFVDKAVCRTNGFFSLPVNSWFALRKAVQPLVKRVCDTDRLVCSKTCINANDIAFVIDGSSSVGTGNFRTVLQFVANVTREFEISDTDTRVGAVQYTYEQRLEFAFGQYNNKAELLNAIKRINYWSGGTSTGAAITFAAEQLFSKSKPNKRKIMIVITDGRSYDDVRAPALAVHRQGVIAYSIGIAWAAQDELEYIATDPDKEHSFFVDEFDNLYKYVPKIIHNICQEFNSQPRN
- the vit gene encoding vitrin isoform X7, whose translation is MIRSITVVFYVFLLSWTCWAKPNGSKNKKPKQVVPDIECDVRAGKINLPEFIAKCPAHCKETKQQVYGTGVFASISSICNAAIHSGVITNAGGKVIVRKMAGQNVYKGSNANGVRSLSLPKWRESFVVSVGKPKKGVIYPSTLDYAPSRPTYVKTGPKDTRLSAFTTLPPTTAPEATTTTPEPTTTAAPTTTATTTMPPPPPTTTKARAAVHKIRDAAFPRRDWPPSSYSRPDWFPGARRPTDVSYAVPDSGYAWSETETPEIPARDLRPDISEYERWLYSFGPYPPRSTDIDGSHKMPLHLPHGNVEPVDAWKQDANPYESGFSLREPEALPRAPEPPASQGDPNCKVDLAFLMDGSWSIGKRRFKIQKDFLAEVAQVINVGMAGPMMGIIQYGDEPVTEISLRAHSSSKDVKSAIDKIVQKGGMSNVGKALSYINKQYFSDANGNRGGAPNVAVVLVDGWPTDKVEEASRLARESGINIFFVTIEGPDENEKQNLVEANFVDKAVCRTNGFFSLPVNSWFALRKAVQPLVKRVCDTDRLVCSKTCINANDIAFVIDGSSSVGTGNFRTVLQFVANVTREFEISDTDTRVGAVQYTYEQRLEFAFGQYNNKAELLNAIKRINYWSGGTSTGAAITFAAEQLFSKSKPNKRKIMIVITDGRSYDDVRAPALAVHRQGVIAYSIGIAWAAQDELEYIATDPDKEHSFFVDEFDNLYKYVPKIIHNICQEFNSQPRN
- the vit gene encoding vitrin isoform X6; protein product: MIRSITVVFYVFLLSWTCWAKPNGSKNKKPKQVVPDIECDVRAGKINLPEFIAKCPAHCKETKQQVYGTGVFASISSICNAAIHSGVITNAGGKVIVRKMAGQNVYKGSNANGVRSLSLPKWRESFVVSVGKPKKGVIYPSTLDYAPSRPTYVKTGPKDTRLSAFTTLPPTTAPEATTTTPEPTTTAAPTTTATTTMPPPPPTTTKARAAVHKIRDAAFNRAPPERTPTTSQSNSAFPRRDWPPSSYSRPDWFPGARRPTDVSYAVPDSGYAWSETETPEIPARDLRPDISEYERWLYSFGPYPPRSTDIDGSHKMPLHLPHGNVEPVDAWKQDANPYESGFSLREPEALPRAPEPPASQGDPNCKVDLAFLMDGSWSIGKRRFKIQKDFLAEVAQVINVGMAGPMMGIIQYGDEPVTEISLRAHSSSKDVKSAIDKIVQKGGMSNVGKALSYINKQYFSDANGNRGGAPNVAVVLVDGWPTDKVEEASRLARESGINIFFVTIEGPDENEKQNLVEANFVDKAVCRTNGFFSLPVNSWFALRKAVQPLVKRVCDTDRLVCSKTCINANDIAFVIDGSSSVGTGNFRTVLQFVANVTREFEISDTDTRVGAVQYTYEQRLEFAFGQYNNKAELLNAIKRINYWSGGTSTGAAITFAAEQLFSKSKPNKRKIMIVITDGRSYDDVRAPALAVHRQGVIAYSIGIAWAAQDELEYIATDPDKEHSFFVDEFDNLYKYVPKIIHNICQEFNSQPRN